From Sardina pilchardus chromosome 9, fSarPil1.1, whole genome shotgun sequence, a single genomic window includes:
- the LOC134092702 gene encoding uncharacterized protein LOC134092702 → MAAIEIHAKYITELFGAGKTHSEMSSTLKQHGVKMCSEMSIRRFCEKHNLRRKGLVTDTELERAVLGSIRETGPSYGRKFMTGYLASGGVRAAERRVGKNLNPIPYQGRYMGHKLHMDQNEKLVMFGVTHVLAMDGYSGNIVAHSSMPVKNNLVIYEEVYRSAVMRYGMWDQLRVDHGREFYLCLYMQEKLSGRRHNTSGPPYRQTASTMNHRVERIWSEVNQRVNYPLKEALIQLIQLQDHEQIDIEDALTKYCTSNLTRTLSEIGLCRMIQAWNAHRVPGRGIPNDLVAGGCPVKITEALLPSASIVANMYEAELGSSLTWASEFANDPFPSEEDKCHVEEMFAHQYPDVSVLFNDAVNANYIPLQNALCNLIVTRRQI, encoded by the exons ATGGCTGCCATCGAGATCCACGCTAAGTACATCACTGAGCTGTTTGGAGCAGGCAAGACGCATTCAGAAATGTCTTCCACATTGAAGCAACATGGAGTTAAGATGTGCTCAGAGATGAGTATTCGAAGATTCTGTGAGAAACACAACCTAAGACGCAAAGGATTGGTTACCGATACAGAGTTGGAAAGAGCTGTATTGGGCTCGATACGTGAG ACAGGCCCATCGTACGGCCGCAAGTTTATGACTGGGTACCTGGCGTCGGGGGGAGTGCGTGCGGCAGAACGTCGAGTCGGGAAG AATCTGAACCCCATCCCCTATCAAGGCCGCTACATGGGCCATAAACTGCATATGGACCAAAATGAAAAGTTGGTCATGTTTGGCGTGACTCATGTCCTAGCCATGGATGGATACAGTGGTAACATAGTCGCTCATTCCAGTATGCCTGTTAAAAACAACCTGGTCATCTATGAGGAAGTCTAcag ATCTGCAGTGATGCGTTATGGGATGTGGGATCAACTCCGCGTTGATCATGGCAGGGAGTTTTACCTGTGCCTGTACATGCAAGAGAAGTTATCAGGACGTAGACACAACACCAGTGGCCCACCATACCGACAAACTGCATCTACAATG AATCATCGCGTGGAGAGGATATGGTCAGAGGTGAACCAACGAGTGAATTATCCACTGAAAGAAGCCCTAATTCAGCTAATTCAGCTGCAGGACCATGAACAGATTGATATTGAGGATGCTTTAACTAAATACTGCACCTCAAATCTTACCCGCACGTTAAGTGAGATAGGCTTATGCAGAATGATTCAAGCATGGAATGCCCACAGAGTACCAG GACGTGGGATACCCAATGACCTGGTAGCAGGTGGCTGTCCTGTCAAAATCACAGAGGCGCTACTTCCCAGTGCCTCTATCGTGGCCAATATGTATGAAGCGGAGTTGGGTTCCTCGCTGACTTGGGCATCTGAATTTGCAAATGACCCTTTTCCATCTGAGGAGGACAAATGTCATGTGGAGGAGATGTTTGCACACCAATACCCTGATGTCTCGGTGTTGTTTAATGACGCTGTAAATGCCAACTACATACCGCTTCAAAACGCATTGTGCAACCTTATAGTTACCCGAAGACAGATATAA